One Pristiophorus japonicus isolate sPriJap1 chromosome 19, sPriJap1.hap1, whole genome shotgun sequence genomic window carries:
- the LOC139230255 gene encoding histone H1.C6/H1.C9-like, translated as MTDTAAADTALPAAAAQTKAPSKKIVAAPRSKPAAPKFGEQILKVVADGSDLRTYNSQEIASQEISSQESSTKLTSTKKAPTAKRTAKAPAGKKATAKKPKSPKKATGAKMKVAKKVEKPRAKATPKLAKTKKAEAKK; from the exons ATGACTGATACTGCAGCCGCCGACACGGCCCTTCCTGCcgccgccgctcaaaccaaggctcccagcaagaagatagtggcggctccccgctccaagccagCCGCTCCCAAGTTTggcgaacagatcctcaaggttgtggccgatggcagtgatc taaggacatataacaGCCAAGAAATcgccagccaagaaatctccagccaagaaagcAGCACCAAGCTaacgagcaccaagaaggcgcCAACGGCAAAAAGGACAGCGAAAGCACCGGCTGGGAAGAAGGCAACGGCGAAgaagcccaagagccccaagaaggccacaggcgcaaagatgaaggtGGCCAAAAAGGTGGAGAAACCGAGGGCCAAGGCCACACCCAAATTAGCAAAGACCAAGAAAGCAGAggccaaaaagtaa